A genomic stretch from Anoplolepis gracilipes chromosome 16, ASM4749672v1, whole genome shotgun sequence includes:
- the LOC140674465 gene encoding uncharacterized protein has product MLLSTTYGLNSSCTKKIHLGLMASDEEELDFLPIVKLSSHSAEGICFDMKSWQKFQENMEQMSLYLNGDKIKQSTIIIDKIIINFTIAYGARAVLVAYRENVQDLPSENIEDRNANGLTPKKRKTYSVAIVMQRATFLGLENIVGCVNARLNQLNLISNSVNECARYLINEIEIHLPINSNINSSIIKLLIKSNSKEIERNVRIQLKDL; this is encoded by the coding sequence ATGTTGTTATCTACAACATATGGCCTGAATTCATCCTGTACGAAGAAAATTCATTTGGGCCTTATGGCGTCGGATGAAGAGGAACTGGATTTTCTAccgattgttaaattatcatCTCATAGCGCTGAAGGAATTTGCTTCGATATGAAATCGTGGcagaaatttcaagaaaacatGGAACAGATGTCTTTGTACTTAAACggtgataaaattaaacagagTACGATTATCatcgacaaaataattataaattttactatcgCATATGGTGCTAGAGCTGTGCTAGTAGCGTATCGCGAAAACGTGCAAGATCTTCCTTCCGAAAACATCGAGGATAGGAACGCAAACGGACTTACACCGAAGAAACGGAAAACTTACAGCGTTGCGATAGTAATGCAGAGAGCAACCTTTCTGGGACTGGAAAATATAGTTGGATGTGTAAACGCTCGTTTGAatcaactaaatttaatttcgaacAGTGTAAATGAATGTGCGCGATATCTAATAAACGAAATAGAGATACATCTTCCTATCAATAGTAACATTAATAGCAGTATTATAAAACTTCTGATCAAGAGTAATAGCAAGGAAATAGAACGTAACGTTCGTATTCAGCTAAAAGATTTATGA